Proteins co-encoded in one Brassica napus cultivar Da-Ae chromosome C7 unlocalized genomic scaffold, Da-Ae chrC07_Random_32, whole genome shotgun sequence genomic window:
- the LOC106421735 gene encoding uncharacterized protein LOC106421735: protein MVERLPGVAPPIRRRNPDSYADTHFAEEIASVEMPRKFSFPSIKMYNGTGDPDDDIAQYKQRMLAVALPKESHEATMCKGFGFTLIRPALQWYINLPTRFISSFAGLSDKFVEQFTSSRSLEKTSDGLYEILQHRVEPLRDYIALFNQEKVAVPECSIPTAISAFKRGLLPDGELYKERTMYPCKTMEDVLSRAWAQVKWEEDVASRAKAQQKQDQRSARSDRGYRDERSSQRGSKDSGSRNMGMFQYRPQEKEEGMSVSTWPDISHLSISTPDLVNALRQMGQQVQWPPKMKAPDSFWTPGLWYDFHRDHGHKTEDCITLRIEVNELLQKGHLREFLSEKAKAHLSKETSGKSKGAAPASPPRQDRLIHVLSGGSEVSRVSHAAAKKSTRNAKHGLETTQPKHLLLGTDEISFTAKEQEKILAPQHDALVISLTVANCLVNRILVDNGSSSNIIFQTAYQDLGLEESTLTRKVTPLIGFSGEVKQTAGEVILPLYAEGVNMSTKFLVVDCQSAYNMILGRP from the coding sequence ATGGTAGAACGCCTACCAGGAGTAGCTCCCCCAATCCGAAGGAGAAACCCTGATTCCTACGCGGATACCCATTTTGCGGAAGAGATTGCCTCGGTTGAGATGCCTAGAAAGTTCTCCTTCCCCAGCATCAAGATGTATAACGGTACTGGCGACCCCGACGATGACATCGCACAGTACAAGCAAAGGATGTTGGCGGTTGCACTCCCTAAGGAATCCCACGAGGCCACGATGTGCAAAGGGTTCGGTTTCACTCTGATCAGACCCGCCTTGCAATGGTACATCAATCTCCCTACCAGGTTCATATCTTCCTTCGCAGGCCTGAGCGACAAATTCGTGGAGCAATTCACAAGCAGTAGGAGCCTGGAGAAGACTTCAGATGGTCTCTACGAGATCCTCCAGCATCGAGTGGAACCCCTGCGAGACTACATAGCCCTCTTCAACCAGGAAAAAGTGGCGGTCCCCGAATGCAGCATCCCTACTGCGATCTCTGCCTTCAAGAGAGGTCTACTTCCAGATGGGGAGCTATACAAAGAGCGGACCATGTATCCTTGCAAGACCATGGAAGATGTGTTGTCCCGAGCCTGGGCGCAAGTGAAGTGGGAGGAAGATGTTGCTAGCCGTGCCAAGGCTCAGCAAAAGCAGGACCAAAGGTCAGCCCGATCAGATCGAGGATACCGAGATGAAAGATCCTCCCAAAGGGGATCCAAGGACTCTGGTAGTAGAAACATGGGCATGTTCCAGTACCGGCcgcaagagaaggaagaagggaTGTCGGTATCTACCTGGCCCGATATCTCCCATCTCTCAATATCAACACCAGATCTAGTCAACGCACTGAGACAGATGGGCCAACAGGTGCAATGGCCTCCAAAGATGAAAGCACCTGACTCGTTCTGGACTCCAGGACTTTGGTACGACTTCCATCGCGATCATGGCCACAAAACCGAAGACTGTATCACCCTGAGGATCGAGGTCAACGAATTACTCCAAAAGGGGCATCTCCGAGAATTCCTCTCAGAGAAAGCCAAGGCCCACCTCAGCAAAGAGACATCAGGGAAATCCAAAGGAGCTGCACCAGCCTCACCACCTCGCCAAGATCGGTTGATCCATGTCTTATCTGGAGGCTCAGAAGTAAGCAGAGTGAGCCACGCAGCCGCAAAGAAAAGCACCCGTAACGCTAAGCATGGTCTGGAGACGACCCAACCAAAGCACCTACTTCTAGGCACCGACGAGATAAGCTTCACAGCTAAGGAGCAAGAGAAGATCCTAGCTCCCCAACATGATGCTCTAGTTATCTCTCTCACCGTAGCAAACTGCTTGGTGAATAGAATACTAGTAGACAACGGCAGCTCCAGCAACATTATCTTCCAGACGGCGTACCAAGATCTAGGGCTGGAGGAGAGCACCCTGACGCGCAAGGTAACCCCACTCATCGGGTTCAGCGGCGAAGTCAAGCAAACCGCCGGAGAGGTTATCCTCCCATTATACGCTGAAGGGGTCAACATGTCTACCAAATTCCTGGTCGTAGATTGCCAATCGGCATATAACATGATCTTGGGACGACCCTAG